The following proteins come from a genomic window of bacterium:
- the kdsA gene encoding 3-deoxy-8-phosphooctulonate synthase encodes MEPLSVFNVGTVELGRELVFIAGPCVIEDRDSTLRVAERLADLAMERGCGLIFKSSYDKANRTGGESFRGPGLEEGLRVLVEVREAIGLPVLTDVHSPEEARAAGEVVDCLQVPAFLCRQTDLVTACALTGKPVNVKKGQFLAPDDTRHIVAKLTSAGCDRIILTERGYAFGYHDLVVDLRSLAVMREIGALVCYDATHSLQQPGGASGQTGGLRAFVPPLARAAAAFGVDALFAETHPDPPRAKSDPATVWPLNSFGRLMDQILAVDGLRRELGKLGPDV; translated from the coding sequence ATGGAACCACTGAGCGTGTTCAACGTCGGTACGGTGGAGCTGGGTCGGGAACTGGTCTTCATCGCCGGCCCCTGCGTCATCGAGGACCGCGACTCGACCCTGCGGGTGGCGGAGCGTCTCGCCGACCTGGCGATGGAGCGCGGCTGCGGCCTCATTTTTAAATCCAGCTACGACAAGGCGAACCGGACCGGCGGGGAGAGCTTCCGCGGCCCAGGCCTGGAAGAGGGGTTGCGCGTGCTCGTCGAGGTCCGGGAGGCGATCGGCCTGCCGGTGCTCACCGACGTCCACTCCCCCGAGGAGGCCCGGGCGGCGGGGGAGGTCGTGGACTGCCTCCAGGTGCCGGCCTTCCTCTGCCGCCAGACCGACCTCGTCACCGCCTGCGCCCTTACGGGCAAACCGGTGAACGTGAAGAAAGGGCAGTTTCTCGCTCCCGACGACACACGGCACATCGTGGCCAAGCTGACGTCGGCGGGTTGCGACCGGATCATCCTCACCGAGCGCGGCTACGCCTTCGGCTATCATGACCTGGTGGTGGACCTGCGTTCGCTGGCGGTGATGCGGGAGATCGGAGCCCTGGTCTGCTACGACGCGACGCATTCGCTGCAGCAGCCGGGCGGGGCGTCGGGTCAGACCGGCGGCCTGCGCGCGTTCGTGCCGCCGCTGGCCCGGGCCGCCGCGGCCTTCGGCGTGGATGCTCTTTTCGCCGAGACGCATCCCGACCCTCCCCGGGCGAAGTCCGATCCGGCCACCGTCTGGCCCCTGAACAGCTTCGGGCGGTTGATGGATCAGATATTGGCGGTGGACGGTCTGCGGCGCGAACTGGGAAAGCTGGGTCCCGATGTTTGA